tttttttcatttactagCTAAGGATAAGGATaaggataaaaataataataataataaatactttactAATTTCTACacagtaaaatattttagagcttggcATAGCTAGAcaatttatattcataaaaatgtttaaaactacCCATAAACTTTTTCAGGTGTGGATGTGACACTTGTAATTGGGCTTCctcgttttattttttaaattttattgctCTTGCTTTCTTTAATGAGGAGAGGaccttgttttttatttgttttttgtattttactgtTTCTAAAATGGTCCGAAAATACCATACAAAAGAgtattttataaatgtgttttttttttaatggagaatGTGTGAACTGCTACCCAAACTGAACACTCTTTATTACTCTTCAAATAATTTTCTATGTTTGTGataattcaacataaaaaaaaaattctgcacatGTCTGCCTCTTGCAGGATTTCTGTTTCTTGACCATCTTAATGGTAGAGATATGCTTGATGTCCATGTGCACACTCTTCTCCTCTATGCCATCTTTGGACAAGCTTTCATCTGCCTTCTGGAGGTTTTCCACAGAGGTAATATTCTACTAGAACTGCTCCGAGCCACTCTCACTGTACGACAGGGCAGCTGGTTCTGGcaggttagtgtgtgtgtgtgtgcatacataaATGTGCAAGTCATTTTGACTCAGCACTGTTTAAGTCTCATTCTTGTATTTTTCTAGATTGGCTTTGTGCTGTACCCACCCAGTCAAGTGAAATGGGATCAGATAGACCATGACAACGCTATCTTTGTCACATTATGCTACTGCTGGCACCTAGCGTTTGCATTGCTCACTGTAGCTATAGTTTACTTGTCTGTTCTCTGGTGAGCATGACATAAGcatgaaatgcttgttttcactcaatatcctgttaatcttgagtacctatagagtagtactgcatccttcataactacaaaaagtctttagttttattatattcataagagaaagatagtctgtaccgatttttcccggaaaaacacgaccggctggaggcgtgatgtgtgggcggagccaaagaatcacgagcgccagtaggcttttgtgttgagagcgtttggaagctgtgacattaccgtgaggaaaaaaaacatccaaaacaaaccatggctaacagtcagattcagcgtatatttaagatccagaatcagatccagaggctgaaatttaacaagagcagcatcagcaacgacgtctctatgtggtatgcattgaaactgtatatatttgcttagcggttttggaaaatgactaagttccactttgtcgtcttttctttattttattttttaagctgtacatgtggaaagtgcagtttgatgacaacatcgcatgttgtttacttgatgtgcttacgcgccgatagctaagttaacaacacagagatatttgaagcagttttactcaccgcctgcggttccaacacacaatcgtgaccctttttcgttgggactgcattatccttaagaaataaacgatgtgcaaatccggcgtcaaactgggccttgtttgttaaacaagcatcttcgaaatgcagggaacaaacacaaacacttgcacaactccgttgatgctctttaaaaataaactccatccactggtcccttaatgctgtttttttttttttttggtaatctgtgcagggttgtcttgccctggcaaccaaaaacacactccttttgtgacatttcgcgacgccctcgctctgatcagtgaatgtctgttgtgctctcagtgctctgctatacaggagcgcacgctcttccggcagaagtgccctcaggacccatataaggaaattccgctccatctaatgtcacacagagccatactcgaaaaaaactttccgaaacttgtgacaaaccagaaggagtatttttggaacaaaaatactccttcaaacgtacaacttaatttttgaaactttgtccatgtttagcatgggaatccaactctataacagtgtaaaaaactcagtatgtatgaaatagcatttcactacattataaaaaaaactaaaatcatgtATATACCCACACTTCATTTTGTACTTAAAATGCTTAAACGTTTAAAAATCTTACTTACTCAGACATTTTAACAACATTGAACATTGCATATGAAATAATACTTTTACTGAAGTTTCCTTTTTGTGTGCTTGATTCATTGAGTTTCTTCTCAGTTTCTTCCTTCATTGTTCTCCCTTCAGTGCTGTGCGTTCCAGACTAAGGAGGATGCCACCCTTGGAAATGGGGCTTTTGAAACCAAGGGAGAAAGAAGTAGAGTCTGAAGATGAGATTTTATGAGTATTTATCATCCTTACATGTTCTAGCCAGCATCCAAATACATTTGGACCTGAACCCAAAGAAAAGTATAGCgacagagagtgagagatagATATGAACAGAGAGGCATTGTCACAAAATATTAGCTCTGTCTTCATTTCCTGAAGAGCGGATGGGAAATGATAAACAGTGACAGTCTTGCTTCAAAAGATCTGTTTCATCATATACTATAATGAGTGACTCGAAGTAAATCTCCAGAGCCATAGTGTTATATCTCCCGCTCATGTTCCTAGTATGATCACTCCAGTGATAACCGCTCTCTGTTCATGCTAGGTGAATTCCTTTTTTGATTTCACTACTCCACTCACTTCACCTATTGCACCTCAGGACCAACTTACTCTAATAAATTCATTCAACTTGATTCTTTTCTATGCATGTTTGCATCAAGTCAATCAAAtatgatgtatttattattttttagtctcCGTGTGCCTTGTCAGTATTTTAGATTTTgtcaatataatatttttatcatGCTTTTAGGGGTTCCTGTATAATAAGCATGCTtaaatttgttatattataatgcctCTGAGATTTGCAGGGTGTGAAAgacactttttattcatcaaatgaaTGATGCTTTTGCGTTCTCTTGATAATTCTTGTCAGCCATAACAATTCCTCAGCTAGtgtgctgtttgtttttttgccataGTATTATTTGCCTTGGCTGAAAAAGGGCCATTAGATGTGGAATCTTAAAAAACTACAGTGTCttatcaaattaatttattgatCGATTCAATTTATTTTGACTtgataataaatatgttttttaaagaagttctaaacacattttttttaattaactattttctTAGTGTACAACAGTGCATTAATGTTAAATGCCATGTGCTGTCATTTTTACCCAAATATATATTCTctcaatgaacaataataaataagaacaataaataaaaaaatatatatataatgttttataatgataaatatagaaatatgacccaactaaaagagaaagaaaaggaaaggaaataaACAGGGTCTCTCCCTTAAAAAAAGGTCCATTAATAgcctacttaaaaaaataaaaaaaactcacagAACCTGATTCATGTTCTGAACCAAATCACTTTTCGTGCACCTGTGAAGTACCAGTAGGTGGCGCGCGTGAGCACCAGGTGATAATCATGTTCAATGAAGGGAGACAAAAGGTGAAGGTAACGCGAGTGATGACAAGCGAGTGCCAGCTGGACGATGATACAACACGTTCTCAGGGATTTAGAGTGAACCGATTTGATTAATAAAGGGAACTGAATGTACAGTAATGGACAAACTCAGAGCGGTTCTGGGCGGTCGTGATGGAAACAACGACACCAGAAATGTACTGCAGGTAAATGACAGTCTTCGAGCTCTGCTAATAGCTCTTAATTCAAATCTTTACAAATACTTAAGAGATGTGTAAACAATAAGCTGATGCGGATTTTGAACGTATTGACATCACGACTTCACATTTTGAAACTTTATTTTGGGGAGGGAAAAAAATCACATTCTGTTCACTCTGTAAAGGCGGCGAACGAAGCGTCCACGCTGGGATGGGGAACGCGCTTGAAAGGATTCCTCATCTGTATGGTCATCGGAGTAGTGTGCTCTATCCTGGTCAGTGACTTAAAcgttaaatcattttattttggttatcAGTGGACTCTTACACACGGGTAACTTCCGGACTGTTGAGAAGGGATAGGCGATGAGTTGGAGGAAGGAGAGCTGTGTCACCGGTTAGACCTGCTCTCAGGAATGAGATGGATGAGCACTGCAAAATGGCATTTCAAGTATCTTGAGAAGATACGTTGTTACTGTTGACCAAgttccattttatatatattgatttattttataatttttttctcaggGAGTATGTTGCCTGTTCATTCATAAAGTAGGGCTGATTCTCTTCATTGTGTTTTACACATTGGGCAACATATGCACCTTAGCAAGGTAAGTCATAAAACTCGCAACTTAAATGCGTGCTAActatttattattgcattttgatGACTTTACTGTTTCATTTGAACCTATCCCCCAGCACCATGTTTCTGATGGGGCCAGTGAAACAGCTGAAACGGATGTGTGACAAGACCAGAGCCTTTGCTACAATTGTTATGATAGTGAGTTATTACTTtccaacattattatattatgacAATAATATCCTCGTATAAAACCAAAAGTTAGGATCTGGACTGACTGTaaaaataatgcatatatatCAGTTGGGTCTTTCAATTTCAGACTATTAACCTTTTGATGCAAAGGCAATGCCAACTGACAGAACTTTATTATTGGTGACCAATTGTACAACATTCATACAAAGccatgaaaatatttgaaatcaaaatgtacCCTTTTTATTCCATGATCCATGGTGTTATTATGAACAGATCATATGATCATATCATATCACAATTCAAAAAATTcataataatgtcattaataataTTGAAGAATTTCCATGATCCAATACATTTCTTATTGATACAATGAAGTCCCACCATGTATTCTGTATACTCATTAAATATCTcatgtttaatttgtatatactTAGCATTTTGGAAGTTAAACTCgtgttgtatttaaataaatggcTTTTAAACTTCTCCTGGAATTAGTGCCATCCCAAATTGCACCAGCCATtggagaaattattattttagtttatgtgCATCCATCGGAAATCTGCCAGTAATAGCGAATACAAATTCTGATTATAGATAGAATATTTTTGACCAGCTTAAATAGGTACTAAGAGTTCCACTTTTTATTTTGTGCCCTACAGACATGTCTGGTTCTCACACTCTGTGCAGCTTTTTGGGTGAGTTATAGTCTATCCTTTATGTAGATTTCAAACTCAGTCTGAAGATCAGATGATACAGcattatttaatgctttttaatacTGATCTCTGTGCCACAGTGGAAGATCTTTGCACTCACTTTGGTATTTGTCATTCTGCAAGTCCTTGCATTTGCATGGTAAGTTTCCATTTTTGTTGtgtagtaaatatattttaagtagcTTAGCACCCAGTTTAGTACTGTgctgaaatacattttataaattgaaTTTTTCTTCTCTATAGGTATAGCTTGTCATACATTCCTTTTGCAAGGTGAGTTATGTTTCGTGATTTCCAAATGTTGAATTAACAGTAATACAGATATTAACAGACTGATGaatgtgtgttattttttttattgtatggaaatataagttaaatatttagcaatattttaCTCTGGTAAATGACAGCAGTAATCACGTTTTAAAATGTAGTCTGCTAGACTTCTTTTTTAAGGCCATCATACTCTCTTTATCTTAACCAGAGATGCCGTCCTGAAGTTTTTCTCCATGATGTTTGGCATGTGTGTGAAGTGAAGAGCTGGGGTTTGGCCTTTCACTACTCCAGGAACGTTTTGCTCAAGTATTCTGTGATTTCACGAAATGATCATTAACAGAATGGCACGATGGGACATTGCTGTAATGGCTAGTTGGACATTTTGTTAAATCTGAATGTAAAGAATAAGTCTGCCTTCTattgaatgtgttttatttgaaatgtgttaTAAATCAGAAAGGGTTATAGGCCtgctttaaaatgaatatttatataatcAAATAGTTTGGGGGTGGCTTTTGAAAGTTGCACTTTAAATTTTGTCTACCTTTCTCTTAATATTGTATGATAACACCCTGTAAATAAAGCCTAGTTTTATCagctaactgtgtgtgtgtgtgtgtgtgtgaatatctaAAAATCGCTTTGTAATTGACACTATCACAGATGATTTATCTGGATGTTGTGAATTCAAGACCTGCAGTACAGCTCCATGGCTTTGGTTGGGTTAACCTTCGTGTGTTCGTGTGTAAAACGTATTTATCTTTTTAAGAATGGTGCCTTTAAAGTACGCGTCTGCAAAGTAGACTAGTCATTGGACGACCTCTGTTTGGGAACCCGCCCACTCACTGTTGCAGGAATTAGTCATGCTGAAGTTGACATCAAACTCTGGCAAGCAATTGACATTAGTAGCCTTCTTGACTAAATGAAGTGTGTAAAGATAGAAAGACTTAAGGTGAGCGTAAATCAATCACAACAATGTCAAAATTTCTTCGAGATGTAAAAAGCAACATACCAGAAAAGGAAAAATCGGAATTAATTGAGAGTGACCTGGAAAAATGGGGATCAGGAGGTGTGTGACTCGAGAGaatcttttaatatgttaaaaagaAACAGCCAAGTATTTGTGTGTCATTTAaggttatttgtttttttttttgtttgttttgtttttttttgcatgagaATGTTTCACTAATGATCTGTAATATAATTATAGTATTTATGGACTGCATTCATGATATTGTGTCTTTGTCTCAATCTAATAAGCACGAATGAAGCTGAATACTTGTATTTctgaaattatgtattttattacttCCTGTACATGGCAAACTCAAGAAGTTCACTTTTGGAGCCGATGGCATCTTTTTCACCATACAGAACTTTCGGACAGTGTTGGCTTTTTATGTGGAACATTAATTTAACCAgtgaaaaagaaatgcattgaAGGCCCACTTTATGGTTTGACTCTAAAAGTGTTCTTGTGAACAACACTGCAATCTTTACTTCCTTCCAAAAAGCAGCTCATCTGAGGTGTTATCAGGTGGCTGTCACAGTGTATGAAGAACCAGCGGGGCTGCATCCTTGATGATGAGATGAGTCGGGGCAAGACCTGCCAGGTTTGTAAGGGGATGGGGTTATCTTGCTTGTAATGTATGCTTTTAAGTCAGCGATTTGTTCCAAGATGTCACATATCAGATAACGGAGATACCATCCTCTGGTGTCCTCTTTGCTGGCATATGCTTGAGGATACCTTAAGATGAACAGACCGTTCCTCATGCTCGGTCCCTTATCTGTTTTGGAGAACTGGAGACAAGAGGTAGAAGGGTAAGGGATGCTGGTATACAATCAGACTTGAGTCATCAGTTTAGATTACAAAGAAGGCATATTAAAGATATAGCCAACTGATGTATTTCTGTTACAGGTCTGTGAAACTATGCCACTTTATGAATGTGTGAATATTCCAGCATGAACCGATTTTAAATGAAAGACAATGTGTTGTCACTGTCACTAgagggagatatatatatatatatatatatatatatatatacatacatacatataaacacacacacacacctttggtGGTCTTCTAACATTCATGTAGTTAATCTATAAAAGCTGATTACTAATAATAGCATTTAGCAAATTGCAAAATTGTacattataaatattgtttttatatctaAATGTACTTGTAGTTTTTAGTTGAATTCTGTTTTGTGTACCTTTGTCTTAATACTGTATAATCATTACATTTTgtcaaaaaattgttttatagttatttaaaaataatttatgttttataatttacACTATAGACGatatttaaaaagtacaattCTGCAATAACTTGGCCTTTTGCAGGCAACTTTGCGGCCATCTAATCTTTAAAAGCTATATACTAATAATTTAGTAACTTGAAGTCTTTAAAAGTTAGGTTTTAGTTTGtagtgttttattaaaaataaaaataaaagaaagaaatgttgtagtgttgttttttaaatttgtttagaCAAAACTGTAGAATtctaatatctttaaaataatatttatcagttatcagccataaaataaaaataattatcagtttATTGGTGTATGTGACTGCATATTTAATTTAACCACTCCACTCTTTCCACAGTTAAAAGGAAATGGAAGATTTTAGTTGTCGAAGAGGCTCACCAGGTACCAGGAATCATTGCTCCACCAAACCCTCAGAAGTTACCCGATTACATCTTCATTGCGGTTACAGTCGCTGTCAGTCTGTAAAACCCCTGATAATAAACCTAACCTTGCTTGTCAGTTTCAGCTTTTCCTTGAAATTGACTGCCATCTGACATCTGCCTTCACAGTTAACAGTGGGTTTTCGAGTGCTGTTGGGCACCCCTATTCAGAATAActtgcaaaaagtttttttttcctcctcacctTCACCCAGCCCAGTCTGTTTCTGCCTGAAGCCATTAAGGACTTTGTTAGTGCCTACACACAGACGTACAGACTGAACCTGCTCTTGGTTTGGCAGCATAAACCTTTGCACCTTATTAACACTTACAGCTGCTGGTTTTAGCAAATGTTTCAGCAATTAACTGCCATCATTGACCTTAAGGGTTTTATGTTTAGACCGTCATGCTTTTAAAAGCTATATTCTTTAACTGGTTTGCTGTAATTGCTGTTTGTGGTGAAAATCATAGTGCTGTGACTGCTTTACGCAAAAACAATGATCAAACAGATCTAAGTGAGACAGAGAAAAAACATCTGTTAACTCACAAACATGGCAGAGCATAAAAATGTGTCAGATTCGTAAGGCCAGCCTGGTGTAGATTAGATGCTCTCTCTCCTTGACTCACCTGTTAGATTTGCTTGAGACTATCAGATGATAGAGATCATAAATTCTCATATTATTTGGACTCGGGTGACCTTGTGTGGGAGTTTGTAACATGGTTGTTCTTGTCTGTAACAGCTGTCATTTTAATTGGCTGATCATGCTTTATAATGAGTCATTTACACAGACTGTGTTTGAATTTGATTAAGCTGCTTTTCCatagtttttttctgtataaacATGCACTGGCCGGATGTATTTGTCCATTGCATTTGATATAAGGCAGCACTTCAGCTTTGAACAAACATGTTCTTTGTAAATGGCTCTTTAgtttaaattttaacattttctcttcttttttctttcaataGCAAGTGTCCATCTGCCTCGGATTGGTCACTCCACTAAAGGCTTCAACTGGTATGGTACTCAGAGACTTATTCACAAGCACCTGGCTACCAAAGGCATCAGCACATTTATGTATCCTACCTGAAAAGAACTGAAAAGActactttaatttttttagaaACAGCATGCAAGTAAAAACagctcaataacaaaataaacacaactatgtttacatgcacccaaataaTCTGTTTGTAATCGGATTTACAGCTCAATCGGACTTCTCAGATGCATTATGTTTATCCACAGGATCCCCTCAAGGCTGTGTTCTTTCTAATAAATCTAATAATAGTGAAGTGGATATGTTTGTACAAGCTTTGATTGCTTTAAAGCAAGCAGCTTTTTAGTATTAAacataagaattaaaaaaaaacgtaatcgTCAGATCTCCGGTGTGTTGATGTTTTTACCTGACCTCAATAGACTGAACAGAAACCACAGAAGATTTTCAAGCCACAAAAGTGGGAGCCCCAGAGCACGCCTTCCTGTTATGTAATTGCCATAGACCAGTGGTCCCCAAACCTGGTCCTGGATAACCCCCAACACTGTACGTTTTTGGGGTttctcttatctgacacacagGTCTTGGTTTGGAGTCTTAACTAACAAACTTTGTTTTCCCCTGATTTTGCTTTCGATTTTGTTTGAGGTATATTGAGCCTTTCGAAATAGCAGTGAGCATCTTTTGTTATCCTTGACTTGTTTTTCAGATAATATTATATCCACATCACACCCTTCTACAGTTTCTTCCCCAACATGCACAACTACTCCATCAACCTCACACTCAGCCTCAGACCCAGCAGCATCCTTGCCATTTGGGTCCCTACACTTCTCCGGTCCCCTTGGTAACAGTGAAGACCTTACAAAGTCACCAGAACTCTCCACTATGTCATATCAAGGTCAGGGCGCACCAGGAAAGGCTGACTTCATGAGAGGTCTTCATGTATATTTCATGTATATATCTTATCACCTTAACACATTTCCTTTCACATTCCCTCTGTGACAACAAACTAATATACTACAACATGTATGTTTTTATCACAGTTATTGACAAGAAAGCATGTTGATGTTGACATGAGCTAATAGTTTTATTCTTAAACGTtactcaagcattcaccgtgagacacacgcagttgactcttttcacacgctttcacgccacacatcaattttttcacgcacagaaaaaccacgaagcaaagaggacacggagaccaacagactagacagagcaggttagttatgatacatagggctgtgcaaaaaatcaaatgcgattttcatgcacctctcatcagtaaagacgctcctgtaattagaagtatatctacagcatgtgcattcagatcagggttgccaggttttcacaacaaatcctgcccagttgcttcttaaaactagtccaaaactagcccaatcgcgtttccgggaggtttcccgataaaaattgcttcccggggttaaaatataaatttttgggaagggtttccctggtaaaattagcattttaggggctaaatatcacgttattggtattgggattgcttcaaaccgcggacatgaaaaacaaccgcagacttggcaacactgcttcAGGTGGAGCGGGagtaactgcacagagccttagtctaccgacaactaacacaaaatcgctttcaaaatcgacaaagaatcgcctgtgattttaacatcgatgttgtgtagattgtcagtgaattacggctctgtgtagtaaatgctaaccagtgttgccaagtctgtggtggttgtttttcatgtccgctggtcacagtgaccccaatacaaataacgtgatatttagcccctaaaatgcgaattataccaaggcaaccctgctaagaaaactatattttaaccccgggaagcaatgttttatcggggaaccttctggaagcgagattgggctagttttgagaagcaactgggcagaatttgttgtgaaaacctggcaatcctgatctgaacacacgtactggagatatactcctaattacaggagcgtctttactgatgagatgtacatgagtaaagacatgcacagccctatataataaaatgggtaacgttaagttat
This genomic window from Carassius gibelio isolate Cgi1373 ecotype wild population from Czech Republic chromosome A6, carGib1.2-hapl.c, whole genome shotgun sequence contains:
- the LOC128015119 gene encoding LOW QUALITY PROTEIN: transmembrane protein 45A-like (The sequence of the model RefSeq protein was modified relative to this genomic sequence to represent the inferred CDS: deleted 2 bases in 1 codon) — its product is MGSFKGHALPGSFFLITGLWWAATKQTFLYTTRRNKSAGVGRLASRAIQCRIEECEFGFLFLDHLNGRDMLDVHVHTLLLYAIFGQAFICLLEVFHRGNILLELLRATLTVRQGSWFWQIGFVLYPPSQVKWDQIDHDNAIFVTLCYCWHLAFALLTVAIVYLSVLCAVRSRLRRMPPLEMGLLKPREKEVESEDEIL
- the sft2d2a gene encoding SFT2 domain containing 2a, with translation MDKLRAVLGGRDGNNDTRNVLQAANEASTLGWGTRLKGFLICMVIGVVCSILGVCCLFIHKVGLILFIVFYTLGNICTLASTMFLMGPVKQLKRMCDKTRAFATIVMITCLVLTLCAAFWWKIFALTLVFVILQVLAFAWYSLSYIPFARDAVLKFFSMMFGMCVK